CAGTGTTGACATATAACGAAAGAAATTTATTACTTATTAACACACTGCCGTATGTTAGAAGTGAGCGTGTTGTTCTTGAGTTAGATACTTTAACTTCAGAATTTTCGATTTTTGATGACGCTGGTGTACCTTTATCCTTTAATGTGCTCAATTCAGAAAAAATTTATCATGGCTCAATTAGGCGAACGGTAGAAGAACAACTTGAGGAATTATATCACTATCACCATAAGATTGAATTAGAGGCATCGCTACCTTCGTTGGGATATCGTAGCTTTGATATTCAAGAGCATAGTACGTCAACTGGTAGAGCAAGTACAAACTTTAAGTCTGAAGATAGATTCATTAATAATGAACGCTATTTATTGCTGATAGATAATGGTGAGTTGGTGCTTAAAGACACTACTAGTAAAAAACAAGCCAAACAATTCATATATATACGTGATGTCGGTGATGATGGTGATAATTATGATTACTCACCGCCGATACATGATTGGGAGTTGCATTTCAATTTCCTAAACAGTGTTATTAATACGACGAAAACGTCATTAAGTCAGTCCATGCTTATTCAGGGATCATGGTTACTACCTAAAGATCTTGAAGAACGGGAAAAGCATACCACTTCAGCTCAGGTAGACTTTACTCTTGAGCTCACTCTTTCTAACGGTTCTAGTCCACTCGAGATAAAGTTATCGGTCAATAATACTGCGAAAGATCATCGAATGCAGATTGTTGTTGATAGTGATATTGAGTCTACAGAGTCGATTGCAGATACACCATTTGGCGTTGTTCATAGGCCAAATCGTCACCCTAAATGGCAGACATGGCGAGCCGAAAAATGGAAGGAAGAACCGACAAGTATTTATCCGATGATACACTATGCTTCAATCTATGATGACTATCATTGTCTAACTTTGTTTAGTAATGGTATCAAAGAATATGAAGTGATTAATGAAAGCAACTGCGCTACGACAAGTAAAATTGCATTGACGTTATTCCGCTCTGTGGGATGGTTAGGTAAGCCTGATTTAGCAAGACGTCCGGGGATCGCTTCCGGCCAGCAATTTAAATATATTCCAACGCCAGATAGCCAGCTTCTCGAACCGCTGACCTTTGATATTGCGATATCACTTGATGAGCAGTATTCCGCTGCCCAAAACATGAGACTATGGAAGCAGTTTGCGGTTCCGGTGCAAAGTTATCAACAGCAAGAGATTAATCGATTTACGAATACTATGAAGTATTTTGGTATTAACCCTGTCACTTGCGATAGCAATCCTACGATAAGCTTACTGACAATTGATGCACCTCGCCTGGTTTATAGCGCGTTAAAACACGCCCAACAAAGCGAAGATTTGATTGTCAGAATCTTCAACCCTTCATCAGAAACGGTCGAAACTGCTGGTCATATCGATTTTTCGATACCTGTAGAGCAAATATATTTGGTTGGTCTCTCAGAAAAAATTAGTGAAGAAATAACAATAGATAATGGAAGGTTAGAATTAGGTGATTTCAAACCTAAGCAAATAAAAACTTTCTTGGTACAAAGGCGTGAACTATAGCGCCAAAACGACCAGCTAGCTTCAGCTTAGCTAGCGTCTTTAGGGGACTAGTTAAGCTGACGCGATGATTAAGGCGAGCGACTGTTATGAATAACGATCTGGATATGGTGATTGCTTATTCTCGAGTAAAGTTTACCCGAAAAGAGAATCAAATTGCAGACTA
This DNA window, taken from Vibrio palustris, encodes the following:
- a CDS encoding glycoside hydrolase family 38 C-terminal domain-containing protein, with translation MKAKIVHLIPHTHWDYEWYFTHPESSVQLTYHMDDVFQALDQQQIQQYLLDGQTSIVEDYLQLAPENENRLRKLVTNGQIKIGPWYTQTDQLIISGESIVRNLLIGSNIADSLGASWDIGYVPDAFGQSIDMPKIYNGFGINHSVFWRGLSSDTCESREFVWTSEDGSKVNCYQIRNGYYLAEPQISGMDPDELVAQISEGTTADVIPFPYGADQIKVDFDVKSKIESYNSTTVVGHEFIESNYNSLFESLDNTFENAFVYQGEMIDAQYSKIHRSIYSTRYDHKQLNDRVETRLSYVLEPIMAIADYQNIPYKRDLLSHIWKTLLRCHAHDSAGGCNSDRTNRHIKQRLITVDEMSAANSDYLVRKLSESVLTYNERNLLLINTLPYVRSERVVLELDTLTSEFSIFDDAGVPLSFNVLNSEKIYHGSIRRTVEEQLEELYHYHHKIELEASLPSLGYRSFDIQEHSTSTGRASTNFKSEDRFINNERYLLLIDNGELVLKDTTSKKQAKQFIYIRDVGDDGDNYDYSPPIHDWELHFNFLNSVINTTKTSLSQSMLIQGSWLLPKDLEEREKHTTSAQVDFTLELTLSNGSSPLEIKLSVNNTAKDHRMQIVVDSDIESTESIADTPFGVVHRPNRHPKWQTWRAEKWKEEPTSIYPMIHYASIYDDYHCLTLFSNGIKEYEVINESNCATTSKIALTLFRSVGWLGKPDLARRPGIASGQQFKYIPTPDSQLLEPLTFDIAISLDEQYSAAQNMRLWKQFAVPVQSYQQQEINRFTNTMKYFGINPVTCDSNPTISLLTIDAPRLVYSALKHAQQSEDLIVRIFNPSSETVETAGHIDFSIPVEQIYLVGLSEKISEEITIDNGRLELGDFKPKQIKTFLVQRREL